One Amycolatopsis sp. NBC_00355 genomic window carries:
- a CDS encoding DMT family transporter, with protein MGETKTLLRIAALALMWGSSFFWIKLGLGMFSPVQLVLARLVLGAAMLLLLCKLQRARLPRDRRTWGHLTVAAFFHNALPFLLFAIGETTVDSGITGVLNSTTPLWVLLAAPMMGTTSRMTGTRLAGLLVGLGGILLIFAPWQASGLLSWGALACLAAAASYGFAFVYEGKYLSGTSVSPYALSAGQMLLASGFLLLALPAGGFTPVHFGVGPLLAMLVLGIGSTGIAFALNYQLLASEGAVAASVVGYLLPVVSVLLGAVFLGEQLNLRVIAGMLVVLGGVALTRLQKPERGVLEEPGDQADGLGDDTTGRASRPLAPLAD; from the coding sequence GTGGGCGAGACGAAGACCCTGCTCAGGATCGCCGCGCTGGCGCTGATGTGGGGCTCGAGTTTCTTCTGGATCAAGCTGGGGCTGGGGATGTTCTCGCCGGTGCAGCTGGTCCTGGCGCGGCTCGTGCTGGGCGCGGCGATGCTCCTGCTGCTGTGCAAGCTGCAGCGGGCCCGGCTGCCGCGCGACCGGCGGACGTGGGGGCACCTGACCGTCGCGGCGTTCTTCCACAACGCGCTGCCGTTCCTGCTCTTCGCGATCGGCGAGACGACGGTCGACTCCGGGATCACCGGCGTGCTGAATTCGACGACGCCGCTGTGGGTGCTGCTCGCGGCGCCGATGATGGGGACGACGTCGCGGATGACCGGGACGCGGCTGGCGGGGCTGCTCGTCGGCCTCGGCGGGATCCTGCTGATCTTCGCGCCGTGGCAGGCGTCGGGCCTGCTGAGCTGGGGCGCCCTGGCCTGCCTCGCCGCGGCGGCGAGCTACGGCTTCGCGTTCGTCTACGAGGGCAAGTACCTGTCGGGGACTTCGGTGTCGCCGTACGCGCTTTCGGCCGGGCAGATGCTGCTGGCGAGCGGGTTCCTGCTGCTGGCGCTGCCGGCGGGCGGGTTCACGCCGGTGCACTTCGGGGTGGGGCCGCTGCTCGCGATGCTGGTGCTCGGCATCGGTTCGACGGGCATCGCGTTCGCGCTGAACTACCAGCTGCTGGCGAGCGAAGGCGCGGTGGCGGCTTCGGTCGTCGGGTATCTGCTGCCGGTGGTGTCCGTGCTGCTGGGCGCGGTGTTCCTGGGCGAGCAGCTCAACCTGCGGGTGATCGCGGGGATGCTGGTCGTGCTCGGCGGGGTCGCGTTGACCCGCCTTCAGAAGCCGGAGCGAGGGGTCCTGGAGGAGCCCGGTGACCAGGCGGATGGGCTTGGTGACGACACCACCGGCCGCGCGTCCAGGCCTCTCGCTCCTCTGGCCGACTGA
- a CDS encoding rhomboid family intramembrane serine protease: protein MSTHPAPRTTFGALATGPRLPVLTGIVFLVTLACGIAQLVHPPLYDHVVRDAARIDAGEWYRLLTGMFFQDGWAFGLVSNLVWLAVFGTLAERVFGRWRWLVLYFGCGLSGQFLSYVWLDPVGAGNSMCVAGLLGALAVLVIVASRRYGVVLPVQFRVLAFAAPVLAVVDTVVHDNHGVPCLLGMVLGFLLLSSPTLATHPEVVTPDHFHGESGVKGG from the coding sequence ATGAGCACACACCCCGCACCCCGCACCACTTTCGGGGCCCTCGCCACCGGCCCGCGCCTGCCGGTGCTGACCGGCATCGTCTTCCTGGTGACGCTGGCGTGCGGGATCGCGCAGCTGGTGCACCCGCCGCTGTACGACCACGTCGTGCGGGACGCGGCCCGGATCGACGCCGGCGAGTGGTACCGCCTGCTCACGGGCATGTTCTTCCAGGACGGCTGGGCGTTCGGCCTGGTCTCGAACCTGGTCTGGCTGGCGGTGTTCGGCACGCTCGCCGAGCGCGTGTTCGGCCGGTGGCGCTGGCTGGTGCTGTACTTCGGCTGCGGGTTGTCCGGGCAGTTCCTGAGCTACGTCTGGCTCGACCCGGTCGGCGCGGGCAACTCGATGTGCGTCGCCGGCCTGCTCGGCGCGCTGGCCGTGCTGGTCATCGTGGCGTCGCGCCGCTACGGCGTGGTCCTGCCGGTGCAGTTCCGGGTGCTGGCGTTCGCGGCGCCGGTGCTGGCCGTGGTCGACACGGTCGTCCACGACAACCACGGCGTGCCCTGCCTGCTGGGCATGGTGCTCGGCTTCCTGCTGCTCTCATCACCCACTCTTGCCACACATCCGGAGGTCGTGACACCGGATCACTTTCACGGCGAAAGTGGCGTCAAGGGCGGGTGA
- a CDS encoding LysR family transcriptional regulator, translated as MLDVRRMQVLRAVITSGSITAAARNLGYTPSAISQQLSALEREAGTELLERVGRGVRPTPAGSLLSEHAETLSTELAKAEAALTELKEGRIGRITIRYFATAGASLVPPAIAAVRREHPGVRLDLKLVEPLDPLADVESGEADVAITVFPRKTPPGKGVELVHLLDDPYRAVLPKTHPLARKRVIDLTEFAEEPWVGVDGMPGVCRDILLGACAQAGFAPNVVVESEDYQTAQGFVAAGIGVGLIPELGLGSQHPGVVVRKIRHPEPIRAIHAAVASRAWGHPAVRTLLEAMRAATAKVA; from the coding sequence ATGCTCGACGTCCGCCGCATGCAGGTCCTCCGCGCCGTGATCACCAGCGGGTCGATCACCGCCGCGGCCCGCAACCTGGGCTACACGCCCTCCGCGATCAGCCAGCAGCTGTCCGCGCTCGAACGCGAAGCGGGCACCGAACTGCTCGAACGCGTCGGGCGCGGCGTCCGCCCGACGCCGGCGGGCTCGCTGCTGTCCGAGCACGCCGAGACGCTCAGCACCGAGCTGGCGAAGGCGGAGGCCGCGCTGACCGAGCTCAAGGAGGGCCGCATCGGCCGCATCACCATCCGCTACTTCGCGACGGCGGGCGCGTCCCTGGTCCCGCCCGCCATCGCCGCGGTCCGCCGCGAGCACCCCGGCGTGCGCCTCGACCTCAAGCTCGTCGAACCCCTGGACCCGCTGGCCGACGTCGAGTCGGGCGAGGCCGACGTCGCGATCACCGTCTTCCCGCGCAAGACCCCGCCCGGCAAGGGCGTCGAGCTGGTGCACCTGCTCGACGACCCGTACCGGGCCGTACTGCCGAAGACCCACCCGCTGGCCCGCAAGCGCGTCATCGACCTGACGGAGTTCGCCGAGGAGCCGTGGGTCGGTGTCGACGGCATGCCCGGCGTCTGCCGCGACATCCTGCTCGGCGCGTGCGCGCAGGCCGGCTTCGCGCCGAACGTCGTCGTCGAGTCCGAGGACTACCAGACGGCGCAGGGGTTCGTGGCCGCCGGCATCGGCGTCGGGCTGATCCCGGAGCTCGGGCTCGGCTCGCAGCACCCCGGCGTGGTCGTGCGCAAGATCCGCCACCCGGAACCGATCCGGGCGATCCACGCCGCCGTCGCGTCACGCGCCTGGGGCCACCCGGCCGTCCGCACGCTGCTCGAAGCGATGCGCGCGGCGACCGCGAAAGTGGCTTAA
- a CDS encoding PspC domain-containing protein, with amino-acid sequence MTMDGVQESHDQVVVPETVTQAVTVPPSPKMFRRRSGRAIAGVAGGLADHLGVPVVWVRTGFALLAALNGAGLLAYGLLWVFVQQQSEEAATTPTSKERQQAFGLIALGVGLAVASGTLTGFISGWVAVPLAVAMIGAAVVWREADESQRRRWRTGAKDSVAGAFLGGGGWSAAIRIVAGVALVITGIGVVVLRSGSLDQVQFALIAVIATLIGVAVLTVPFWLRLVRDLSDERKARIRTDERAEIAAHLHDSVLQTLALIQKQSEQPREVARLARSQERELRGWLYGPNGYGKPVEKTAEGEETQTSGQLSEALATACGEVEDTFAISVGQVVVGDAELDEALVALVQAAREAIVNAAKHAGVEEVSVYAEVEPTSVTVFVRDRGKGFDPDVVPGDRHGLADSIRGRMTRHGGTCKLRTAPGEGTEVQLAMPVKAGKGAA; translated from the coding sequence GTGACCATGGACGGCGTGCAGGAGTCCCACGACCAGGTCGTCGTCCCCGAGACGGTGACGCAGGCCGTCACCGTCCCGCCCTCGCCGAAGATGTTCCGGCGCCGGTCCGGGCGGGCGATCGCCGGCGTCGCCGGTGGTCTCGCCGACCACCTCGGCGTGCCCGTCGTCTGGGTGCGGACGGGGTTCGCGCTGCTGGCCGCCCTCAACGGCGCCGGCTTGCTCGCGTACGGCCTGCTCTGGGTGTTCGTCCAGCAGCAGTCCGAAGAAGCCGCGACGACGCCGACGTCGAAAGAGCGTCAGCAGGCCTTCGGGCTGATCGCGCTGGGCGTCGGCCTCGCCGTCGCCAGCGGCACGCTCACCGGGTTCATCAGCGGCTGGGTCGCCGTGCCGCTCGCCGTCGCCATGATCGGTGCGGCGGTCGTCTGGCGGGAGGCCGACGAGTCGCAGCGCCGCCGCTGGCGCACCGGCGCGAAGGACAGCGTCGCCGGTGCCTTCCTCGGGGGCGGCGGCTGGTCGGCGGCCATCCGGATCGTCGCCGGCGTCGCGCTGGTGATCACCGGCATCGGCGTTGTCGTCCTTCGTAGCGGCAGTCTCGACCAGGTCCAGTTCGCGCTGATCGCGGTGATCGCGACGCTGATCGGCGTCGCCGTGCTGACCGTGCCGTTCTGGCTGCGCCTGGTCCGCGACCTGTCCGACGAGCGCAAGGCCCGCATCCGCACCGACGAACGCGCCGAGATCGCCGCCCACCTGCACGACTCCGTGCTGCAGACGCTGGCGCTGATCCAGAAGCAGAGCGAGCAGCCGCGCGAGGTCGCGCGCCTCGCCCGCAGCCAGGAACGCGAACTACGCGGCTGGCTCTACGGCCCGAACGGTTACGGCAAGCCCGTCGAGAAGACCGCCGAAGGTGAAGAGACCCAGACTTCGGGTCAGCTGTCCGAAGCGCTCGCGACGGCGTGCGGTGAGGTCGAGGACACCTTCGCGATCTCCGTCGGCCAGGTCGTGGTCGGCGACGCCGAGCTGGACGAGGCGCTGGTCGCGCTGGTCCAGGCCGCGCGCGAGGCGATCGTCAACGCCGCCAAGCACGCCGGGGTCGAAGAGGTCAGCGTTTACGCCGAGGTCGAGCCGACGTCGGTCACCGTGTTCGTCCGCGATCGCGGCAAGGGCTTCGACCCGGACGTCGTCCCGGGCGACCGCCACGGCCTCGCCGACTCGATCCGCGGCCGGATGACCCGCCACGGCGGCACGTGCAAGCTGCGGACCGCGCCGGGCGAGGGCACCGAAGTGCAGCTCGCCATGCCGGTGAAAGCGGGCAAGGGGGCGGCGTGA
- a CDS encoding response regulator transcription factor, whose product MTDSQREPVKVFLVDDHALFRAGVRTELDSITDEVRVVGEAGSVAEAVAGIARTKPQVVLLDVHMPDGGGAEVLRRVRPELPDTVFLALSVSDAAEDVIAVIRAGARGYVTKTISSKELVRAVVRVSDGDAVFSPRLAGFVLDAFADRPGSAPINDPELDLLTPRERDVLRLLARGYAYKEIASELFISVKTVETHVSSVLRKTQLSNRYELSRWASDRRLV is encoded by the coding sequence GTGACGGATAGCCAGCGGGAACCGGTCAAGGTGTTCCTCGTCGACGACCACGCGTTGTTCCGCGCGGGCGTCCGCACCGAGCTCGACTCGATCACGGACGAAGTCCGCGTGGTCGGCGAAGCCGGTTCGGTCGCCGAAGCGGTGGCCGGGATCGCCCGGACGAAGCCCCAGGTGGTGCTCCTGGACGTCCATATGCCCGACGGCGGCGGCGCCGAGGTGCTGCGCCGCGTCCGCCCGGAGCTGCCGGACACCGTGTTCCTGGCGCTCTCGGTGTCGGACGCCGCGGAGGACGTCATCGCGGTCATCCGCGCCGGCGCCCGCGGCTACGTGACGAAGACGATCTCGTCGAAGGAACTGGTCCGCGCGGTGGTCCGCGTCTCGGACGGCGACGCGGTGTTCTCGCCGCGGCTGGCCGGGTTCGTCTTGGACGCCTTCGCCGACCGTCCGGGTTCGGCCCCGATCAACGACCCCGAACTGGACCTGCTGACGCCCCGCGAGCGCGACGTCCTGCGGCTGCTGGCCCGCGGGTACGCGTACAAGGAGATCGCGTCGGAGCTGTTCATCTCGGTGAAGACGGTCGAGACGCACGTGTCGAGCGTGCTGCGGAAGACCCAGCTGTCGAACCGCTACGAGCTGTCCCGCTGGGCCTCCGACCGCCGCCTGGTCTGA
- a CDS encoding zinc-dependent alcohol dehydrogenase family protein, which translates to MRATVIYGAGDVRVETVPDPKLVEPTDVILRVVRSCICGSDLWPYADMEPSEHGRRIGHEFLGIVEETGADVTTVAKGDLAVAPFVWSDNTCEFCREGLQTSCLHGGGWGSKGVDGGQGEAVRVPQADGTLVKLPHTEDEALLASMLTLSDVFSTGHHAAVKAQVSKGRNVTVIGDGAVGLSAVLAAKRLGADRIVLMGRHRARTDLGREFGATDVVAERGDEGIEKVRELTGGRGTHAVLECVGTKGAFEMGIGVVRAGGAVSRVGLPQYDEGPIGVGVFRRNVTVTGGVAPARHYIPELLPDVLDGKYQPGKVFDRTIDVEGVPVGYRAMADREALKVLIKP; encoded by the coding sequence ATGCGAGCGACAGTCATCTACGGCGCCGGCGACGTGCGGGTGGAAACCGTCCCCGACCCGAAGCTGGTCGAACCGACGGACGTCATCCTGCGCGTCGTGCGGTCCTGCATCTGCGGCAGCGACCTCTGGCCGTACGCCGACATGGAGCCGAGTGAGCACGGCCGCCGGATCGGGCACGAGTTCCTCGGGATCGTCGAGGAGACCGGCGCCGACGTCACGACCGTCGCGAAGGGCGACCTCGCCGTCGCGCCGTTCGTCTGGTCCGACAACACCTGCGAGTTCTGCCGCGAAGGCCTCCAGACGTCCTGCCTGCACGGCGGTGGCTGGGGCTCGAAGGGCGTCGACGGCGGCCAGGGCGAGGCCGTGCGCGTGCCGCAGGCCGACGGCACCCTGGTCAAGCTCCCGCACACCGAGGACGAGGCGCTGCTCGCGTCGATGCTCACGCTGTCGGACGTCTTCTCCACCGGCCACCACGCCGCAGTGAAGGCGCAGGTGAGCAAGGGCCGGAACGTCACCGTCATCGGTGACGGCGCGGTCGGTCTCTCCGCCGTCCTCGCGGCGAAGCGGCTCGGCGCCGACCGGATCGTCCTGATGGGACGGCACCGGGCCCGCACCGACCTCGGCCGCGAGTTCGGTGCGACCGACGTCGTCGCTGAGCGCGGCGACGAAGGCATCGAGAAGGTCCGCGAGCTGACCGGCGGCCGCGGGACGCACGCCGTGCTCGAGTGCGTCGGCACGAAGGGCGCGTTCGAGATGGGCATCGGGGTCGTGCGGGCGGGTGGCGCGGTCAGCCGCGTCGGCCTGCCGCAGTACGACGAGGGCCCGATTGGTGTGGGCGTGTTCCGCCGCAACGTCACCGTCACCGGCGGCGTCGCGCCGGCCCGGCACTACATCCCCGAGCTGCTGCCCGACGTCCTCGACGGCAAGTACCAGCCCGGCAAGGTCTTCGACCGGACCATCGACGTCGAAGGCGTGCCGGTCGGCTACCGCGCCATGGCCGACCGCGAGGCGCTGAAGGTGCTCATCAAGCCGTGA
- a CDS encoding PspC domain-containing protein, which yields MSGASETRAPKPSPLNGFEETVKDFWGSRPRRPHGGRKVAGVAAAIGNRYGIDPVVVRVALVVATIFGGFGVTFYLLGWLFLPGESDDVSGFEGLIGRGRSSVSPAFAVVLSILTVVSVGGSFSGSWFDGGGLISFALLGIALYLLHRSRGHENRPAPVTPRSPAAAFTGNGAFTMTDTATAEAQSPSQRGWDPLAADPAGWDLPDAPSYQEPPPPVPPKAYRAPEPRRRSNSKVGSATFGLAVVTAGGGVLANLNGVPWFSAQHIIGLVLGVVGIGLVTGAFVRGGRGLIGLAVPLAIVGMILTTAPFQNLDFRGGAGDLNVTPVVASDVKPLYQHAAGDIDLDLTKLPVGSPITTNVVNGAGNSTITVPDTADVTFDCRTGAGTTECFNRSTDGISQDSLTGTDYGTDGVGGQKITLHVSNTVGDVEVRRG from the coding sequence ATGAGTGGTGCGAGTGAGACACGGGCACCGAAGCCGAGTCCGTTGAACGGCTTCGAGGAGACCGTCAAGGACTTCTGGGGCAGCCGGCCGCGGCGGCCGCACGGGGGGCGGAAGGTCGCGGGGGTCGCCGCGGCGATCGGGAACCGGTACGGGATCGATCCCGTCGTGGTGCGGGTCGCCCTGGTGGTCGCAACGATCTTCGGTGGCTTCGGGGTGACCTTCTACCTGCTGGGGTGGCTGTTCCTGCCCGGCGAGAGCGACGACGTCTCGGGCTTCGAAGGCCTGATCGGGCGGGGGCGCTCGTCGGTGTCGCCCGCGTTCGCGGTCGTGCTGTCGATCCTGACCGTCGTCAGCGTCGGCGGGAGCTTCAGCGGCTCGTGGTTCGACGGCGGCGGCCTCATCAGTTTCGCGCTGCTCGGCATCGCGCTCTACCTGCTGCACCGCAGCCGGGGCCACGAAAACCGGCCGGCGCCGGTCACGCCGCGGTCGCCGGCCGCGGCCTTCACCGGGAACGGAGCCTTCACCATGACCGACACCGCGACCGCCGAAGCGCAGTCGCCGTCCCAGCGGGGCTGGGACCCCCTCGCCGCCGACCCGGCCGGCTGGGACCTGCCCGACGCACCGTCCTATCAGGAACCGCCGCCGCCCGTGCCGCCCAAGGCATACCGGGCGCCGGAACCCCGTCGCCGCTCGAACTCGAAGGTGGGTTCGGCGACGTTCGGCCTGGCCGTCGTGACCGCCGGTGGCGGCGTGCTCGCGAACCTCAACGGCGTGCCCTGGTTCTCCGCGCAGCACATCATCGGGCTGGTGCTCGGGGTGGTCGGGATCGGCCTGGTCACCGGCGCGTTCGTCCGCGGCGGGCGGGGCCTGATCGGGCTCGCGGTGCCACTGGCGATCGTCGGGATGATCCTGACGACGGCGCCGTTCCAGAACCTCGACTTCCGCGGCGGCGCCGGCGACCTCAACGTGACGCCCGTCGTGGCGAGCGACGTCAAGCCGCTCTACCAGCACGCGGCGGGCGACATCGACCTCGACCTGACCAAGCTGCCCGTCGGTTCACCGATCACCACGAACGTGGTCAACGGCGCCGGCAACTCGACGATCACCGTGCCGGACACGGCGGACGTCACTTTCGACTGCCGCACCGGCGCCGGGACAACGGAGTGCTTCAACCGGTCGACGGACGGCATCAGCCAGGACTCGCTGACCGGGACGGACTACGGCACCGACGGCGTCGGCGGCCAGAAGATCACCCTGCACGTGTCGAACACGGTAGGCGACGTGGAGGTGCGCCGTGGCTGA
- a CDS encoding DinB family protein: protein MAVNWTKELTDQLDFHWTVLVRPKLAGLTDDEYLWEPAAGCWTVRPRKSDDEPGTGPFTIDFAFPEPTPPPVTTIAWRLNHVLVGVLGMRTASHFGGPPMTYDDYPYPGTAADALALLDDYYARWVEGVKSLDDDGLARACGPAEGPYAKYPMATLVLHIHREMIHHCAEILLLRDLYRTR, encoded by the coding sequence ATGGCTGTGAACTGGACCAAGGAACTGACCGACCAGCTCGACTTCCACTGGACCGTGCTGGTGCGCCCGAAACTGGCCGGGCTGACCGACGACGAATACCTGTGGGAGCCGGCCGCGGGCTGCTGGACGGTCCGCCCGCGCAAGTCCGACGACGAGCCCGGCACCGGCCCGTTCACCATCGACTTCGCGTTCCCGGAACCGACGCCGCCGCCGGTCACGACGATCGCGTGGCGGCTCAACCACGTCCTGGTCGGCGTGCTGGGGATGCGGACGGCGTCGCACTTCGGCGGCCCGCCGATGACCTACGACGACTACCCGTACCCGGGCACGGCCGCCGACGCGCTGGCCCTGCTGGACGACTACTACGCCCGGTGGGTCGAAGGCGTGAAGTCACTCGACGACGACGGTCTCGCACGGGCGTGCGGCCCGGCGGAAGGCCCGTACGCGAAGTACCCGATGGCGACGCTGGTGCTGCACATCCACCGCGAGATGATCCACCACTGCGCCGAAATCCTGCTGCTGCGCGACCTCTACCGCACCCGGTGA
- a CDS encoding aldehyde dehydrogenase family protein has translation MDMITPEPRPAWIAGRPEQGATTLVVHHPYDGSEVATVAVPGPDQVERAVAAAVSVAKELRRTPAHLRAGALEHVSRMLAVRADEIAEVITAENGKPLKWAEAEVKRAVSVFRIAAEEARRFTGEVQRLDTDPAGEARLALTRRVPRGPVLGIAPFNFPLNLVAHKVAPSLAIGAPIIVKPAPRTPLAALILGEILAGTDLPEGAFSVLPLGNEETQALVADPRLPVVSFTGSGPVGWSLKDAAPRKHVVLELGGNAAAVVLRDWPDPEGAAHRIATFGNYQAGQSCIAVQRVIVDAAIAGEFVPALLEAVQSQQTGDPYDRNVDVGPVVDEAAAERIVAWVDEAVAAGAKLLTGGTREGATVAPTLLTDVPVDTKAWAEEIFGPVLAVSVVDGVDEAFRSVNESAYGLQAGVFTTDVQLAFHASAELEVGGVIIGDVPSYRADQMPYGGVKGSGVGREGVLAAMHDLTEERVTVFTGIDL, from the coding sequence ATGGACATGATCACCCCCGAGCCGCGCCCCGCCTGGATCGCCGGACGCCCCGAGCAGGGCGCCACCACCCTCGTGGTGCACCACCCGTACGACGGCAGCGAGGTCGCCACGGTCGCGGTGCCCGGGCCGGACCAGGTCGAACGCGCGGTCGCCGCCGCCGTGTCCGTCGCCAAAGAGCTTCGCCGCACGCCCGCGCACCTCCGGGCCGGCGCGCTCGAGCACGTCTCCCGCATGCTCGCCGTCCGCGCCGACGAGATCGCCGAAGTGATCACGGCGGAGAACGGCAAGCCGCTCAAGTGGGCCGAGGCCGAGGTCAAGCGCGCCGTGTCGGTGTTCCGGATCGCCGCCGAGGAGGCCCGCCGGTTCACCGGCGAGGTCCAGCGCCTCGACACGGATCCCGCGGGCGAAGCGCGGCTGGCCCTGACCCGCCGCGTCCCGCGCGGGCCGGTGCTCGGCATCGCGCCGTTCAACTTCCCGCTCAACCTGGTGGCGCACAAGGTCGCGCCGTCGCTCGCGATCGGCGCGCCGATCATCGTCAAGCCGGCGCCGCGGACGCCGCTGGCCGCGCTGATCCTGGGTGAAATCCTGGCCGGGACAGACCTGCCCGAAGGCGCGTTTTCCGTGCTGCCGCTGGGAAACGAGGAGACGCAGGCGCTCGTCGCCGACCCGCGGCTGCCGGTCGTGTCGTTCACCGGCTCCGGCCCGGTCGGCTGGTCGCTGAAGGACGCCGCGCCGCGCAAGCACGTCGTGCTCGAGCTCGGCGGCAACGCGGCGGCCGTCGTGCTGCGCGACTGGCCCGATCCCGAAGGCGCCGCGCACCGCATCGCCACCTTCGGCAACTACCAGGCCGGCCAGTCCTGCATCGCCGTGCAGCGCGTGATCGTGGACGCCGCGATCGCCGGCGAGTTCGTGCCGGCGCTGCTGGAAGCCGTGCAGTCGCAGCAGACCGGCGATCCCTATGATCGCAACGTCGACGTCGGCCCGGTCGTCGACGAGGCGGCCGCCGAGCGGATCGTCGCGTGGGTCGACGAAGCCGTCGCGGCGGGCGCGAAGCTGCTCACCGGCGGCACGCGGGAGGGTGCGACGGTCGCGCCCACGCTGCTCACCGACGTCCCGGTCGACACGAAGGCGTGGGCCGAGGAGATCTTCGGCCCGGTGCTCGCGGTGTCCGTTGTGGACGGTGTGGACGAGGCCTTCCGGTCGGTCAACGAATCCGCGTACGGGCTGCAGGCCGGCGTCTTCACCACCGACGTCCAGCTGGCCTTCCACGCGTCGGCGGAGCTGGAGGTCGGCGGCGTGATCATCGGCGACGTGCCGTCGTACCGCGCCGACCAGATGCCCTACGGCGGGGTCAAGGGCTCCGGCGTCGGCCGCGAAGGCGTGCTGGCCGCGATGCACGACCTCACCGAGGAGCGCGTCACGGTCTTCACCGGCATCGACCTCTGA
- the guaA gene encoding glutamine-hydrolyzing GMP synthase, with the protein MPSPTGPVLVVDFGAQYAQLIARRVREAQIYSEVVPHNASVDELLAKNPSAIILSGGPSSVYAEGAPSMDPKLTEAGVPIFGICYGHQLLASALGGVVEPTGVREFGRTEVRVTGDGGVLHAGLPATQPAWMSHNDSVTKAPEGSVVTASSDGAVVAGFEDVERRFAGVQYHPEVAHSPHGQEVLRRFLHDIAGIKPQWTTSSIVEEQVQRITEQVGDGRAICGLSGGVDSAVAAALVQRAIGDRLTCVFVDHGLLRAGERTQVEQDFVAATGVNLVTVDARDRFLDALAGVTDPEQKRKIIGREFIRVFEQAERDLKAEGDYRFLVQGTLYPDVVESGGGEGTANIKSHHNVGGLPDDLQFELVEPLRLLFKDEVRKVGTELGLPETIVQRQPFPGPGLGIRIIGAVDAERLETLRAADLIAREELTAAGLDRSIWQCPVVLLADVRSVGVQGDGRTYGHPIVLRPVSSEDAMTADWTRLPYEVLERISTRITNEVAEVNRVVLDVTSKPPGTIEWE; encoded by the coding sequence GTGCCCAGTCCCACCGGTCCGGTTCTCGTCGTGGACTTCGGGGCGCAGTACGCGCAGCTGATCGCCCGGCGCGTCCGGGAGGCGCAGATCTACTCGGAGGTCGTGCCGCACAACGCGTCCGTCGACGAGCTCCTCGCGAAGAACCCCTCGGCGATCATCCTCTCCGGCGGCCCTTCGAGCGTGTACGCCGAAGGCGCCCCGAGCATGGACCCGAAGCTCACCGAAGCGGGCGTGCCGATCTTCGGCATCTGCTACGGCCACCAGCTGCTCGCCAGCGCGCTCGGCGGCGTCGTCGAGCCGACCGGCGTCCGCGAGTTCGGCCGCACCGAGGTCCGCGTCACCGGCGACGGCGGTGTCCTGCACGCCGGCCTGCCCGCGACCCAGCCCGCCTGGATGAGCCACAACGACAGCGTCACCAAAGCCCCGGAGGGCTCGGTCGTCACGGCCTCCTCCGACGGCGCCGTGGTCGCCGGGTTCGAAGACGTCGAGCGCCGCTTCGCCGGCGTCCAGTACCACCCCGAGGTCGCGCACTCGCCGCACGGCCAGGAGGTGCTGCGCCGCTTCCTGCACGACATCGCCGGTATCAAGCCGCAGTGGACGACGTCGTCGATCGTCGAGGAGCAGGTCCAGCGGATCACCGAGCAGGTCGGCGACGGCCGGGCGATCTGCGGCCTGTCCGGCGGGGTCGACTCCGCCGTCGCGGCCGCGCTGGTGCAGCGCGCCATCGGCGACCGGCTGACCTGCGTGTTCGTCGACCACGGCCTGCTGCGAGCGGGGGAGCGCACCCAGGTCGAGCAGGACTTCGTCGCCGCCACCGGCGTCAACCTGGTCACCGTCGACGCCCGCGACCGGTTCCTGGACGCCCTCGCCGGCGTCACCGACCCGGAGCAGAAGCGCAAGATCATCGGCCGCGAGTTCATCCGCGTCTTCGAGCAGGCCGAGCGCGACCTCAAGGCCGAGGGCGACTACCGCTTCCTGGTCCAGGGCACGCTCTACCCGGACGTCGTCGAATCCGGCGGCGGCGAGGGCACGGCCAACATCAAGAGCCACCACAACGTCGGCGGCCTGCCGGACGACCTGCAGTTCGAGCTGGTCGAGCCGCTGCGGCTGCTGTTCAAGGACGAGGTCCGCAAGGTCGGCACCGAGCTGGGCCTGCCGGAGACGATCGTGCAGCGCCAGCCGTTCCCCGGCCCCGGCCTGGGCATCCGCATCATCGGCGCGGTCGACGCCGAGCGCCTCGAAACCCTGCGCGCGGCCGACCTGATCGCCCGCGAGGAGCTGACGGCGGCCGGACTGGACCGCAGCATCTGGCAGTGCCCGGTCGTGTTGCTGGCGGACGTCCGCAGCGTCGGCGTCCAGGGTGACGGCCGCACGTACGGCCACCCGATCGTCCTGCGCCCGGTGTCGTCGGAGGACGCGATGACCGCGGACTGGACGCGCCTGCCGTACGAGGTCCTGGAACGGATCTCGACCCGCATCACCAACGAGGTCGCGGAGGTCAACCGGGTAGTCCTGGACGTCACGTCCAAGCCGCCGGGCACCATCGAGTGGGAGTGA